A region from the Osmerus eperlanus chromosome 11, fOsmEpe2.1, whole genome shotgun sequence genome encodes:
- the LOC134029264 gene encoding roundabout homolog 2-like isoform X2, translating into MRTQNCVMLLVLAIVCISQGSRARFEDSPPRIVEHPSDLIVSKGEPATLNCKAEGRPTPTVEWYKDGERVETDKDDPRSHRMLLPSGSLFFLRIVHGRRSKPDEGVYTCVARNYLGEAVSRNSSLEVAILRDDFRQAPSDVVVAAGEPAVLECVPPRGHPEPSVSWKRNNVRLGTKDERVSMRGGKLMISHTRKSDAGMYVCVGTNMVGERDSDPAELVVYERPVLLRRPVNQVVMEDESVDFLCEVHGDPAPTVRWRREEGELPRGRFEIRSDNSLHVVRVREEDEGTYTCMSENSVGKTEASAILQVHVPPQIAIRPRDQIAAQGRSVTFHCGTTGNPLPAIFWQKEGSQMLLFPGQPPSQSGRYSVSMSGELTITDVHTEDSGRYICQAISVAGSVLTKALLEVEGGPSGRLPPIIRQGPTNQTLSLGSVAQLQCNVIGGSSLRVSWEKDGQRIIGDDPRVTVMENGTLQITKLKDTDSGTYACVVSSAAGESSWRGTLTIRDNGGPSVSRASESIQLPGPPQKPVVTEVTENTVTLTWQSNPHEGGDAVTSYIIEAFSQSVGSVWQTVADHVKQEKHTVTSLYPNTVYLFIVRAVNSYGLSDPSPISEPVRTQDGSPTEQGMDHRQVQRELGEVSVHLQKPIVLSPTSARISWTVGRLSQFVQGYRILYRTIGSAWLVQDVEATPELSAVLSDLRIDTEYEVKIRPFFNELQGLDSPMVLLHMPEEVPSEPPQAVSVVQLTNSSSISVSWEPPPHNHQSGTVLEYKVWCLNREGEMESQINRTVDGAVLSILLTGLLPDVQYSVVVAAVTILGVGTHSPPVHLLLNPSLDGPSGPSPKDGSPSLSEQITGVVSQPAFIAGLGVASWLVLMGFSGWLYCRHRRRKQLGHYTTSFAYTPAVGFSHGEGSGLINGRPGMLGSNMGNYPWLADSWPAPTLTPNNKDTVNCCSGKLDSTDRYYNAVGISNYLNQSEKFNSAPNDSPIYSTINTTVDENLQCLPYYDTYSSMPYTQGPDPYTSSPVLANTGLSLEQDLDQWTLHSGHSGSDYAKLQYPRTSNARLVQQRSIGPPSKPLNWEDVLSLPLPASKEMSHTKRDMDERRPSSDEEDWCPPLPARTYLMESSREELASLASGGEELSQTPPYSLQSTATLPPPSPQEETCPHADMRLQHFDLLARYRSASQVTQSNPNLFANKEAHEGVLPHHTNQWADAFQGHGIASESSGREQSSPPEPAASHGHRTRIKKRAPQDSQHRREQHNQADLPPPPAPPPSDSSLQLLEESLGNSRKFADRDKREGGLPAMQRKGEYSSPQKRGAAKWLPQDTDVIQCCQSSFLPRGQLSAYGSLGRGASPRASSGPRAPGAGRRRDENLI; encoded by the exons ATGAGGACACAAAACTGTGTTATGCTGTTGGTGCTTGCAATCGTCTGTATCTCCCAAG GGTCTCGAGCTCGTTTTGAAGACTCTCCGCCCCGCATCGTGGAGCATCCCTCCGACCTGATCGTGTCCAAGGGGGAGCCGGCCACCCTCAACTGCAAGGCGGAGGGGCGGCCCACCCCCACGGTGGAGTGGTACAAGGACGGGGAGCGCGTGGAGACGGACAAAGACGACCCCCGCTCTCACCGCATGCTGCTGCCCAGCGgctccctcttcttcctgcgCATCGTCCACGGACGACGCAGCAAACCGGACGAGGGCGTGTACACCTGTGTGGCTCGCAACTACCTGGGAGAAGCCGTCAGTCGTAACTCTTCGCTGGAAGTTGCCA TCCTGAGGGATGACTTCAGGCAGGCCCCCAGTGACGTGGTTGTGGCGGCCGGGGAGCCCGCCGTGCTGGAGTGCGTCCCCCCGCGCGGACACCCTGAGCCCAGCGTCTCCTGGAAGAGGAACAATGTCCGCCTCGGCACCAAGGACGAGCGTGTCTCC ATGCGTGGGGGCAAGCTGATGATCTCCCACACCAGGAAGAGTGACGctggcatgtatgtgtgtgtcggcaCCAACATGGTaggcgagagagacagcgatCCCGCAGAGCTTGTGGTGTACG AACGTCCTGTGCTGCTGCGTAGGCCCGTGAACCAGGTTGTGATGGAAGACGAGAGCGTAGACTTCCTGTGTGAGGTGCATGGAGACCCCGCCCCGACAGTGAGATggcgcagagaggagggagaactaCCCCGAGGGAG ATTTGAGATCCGTAGCGACAACAGCCTGCATGTGGTCCgcgtgagagaggaggatgagggcacCTACACCTGCATGTCTGAGAACAGCGTGGGCAAGACCGAGGCCTCGGCCATCCTGCAGGTGCATG TACCACCACAGATCGCCATCCGGCCCCGGGACCAGATTGCAGCTCAGGGTCGCAGCGTAACCTTCCACTGTGGGACTACAGGGAACCCTCTGCCAGCCATCTTCTGGCAGAAAGAGGGAAGCCAG atgTTACTGTTCCCCGGACAGCCGCCCTCCCAGTCTGGCCGCTACTCTGTGTCGATGAGTGGGGAACTGACCATCACTGATGTCCATACAGAGGACTCAGGACGCTACATCTGCCAGGCCATCAGTGTGGCTGGAAGTGTGCTGACAAAGGCcttgctggaggtggaggggg GTCCTTCAGGGCGGCTTCCACCTATTATCCGTCAAGGCCCAACCAATCAGACTTTGTCTCTGGGGTCAGTTGCACAACTGCAGTGTAATGTGATAGGTGGGTCCTCGCTCAGGGTTTCGTGGGAAAAGGACGGGCAGAGGATTATAGGAGATGACCCCCGTGTGACAGTGATGGAGAACGGCACATTGCAGATCACTAAGCTAAag GATACGGACTCGGGGACCTACGCGTGTGTGGTGTCCAGTGCTGCTGGAGAATCAAGCTGGAGAGGGACACTGACGATCAGAg atAATGGAGGTCCTTCGGTCTCTCGGGCATCTGAGTCTATCCAGTTACCAGGACCTCCCCAGAAACCTGTGGTGACGGAGGTGACTGAGAACACCGTCACCCTCACCTGGCAGTCCAACCCCCACGAGGGCGGAGATGCCGTCACCTCCTACATCATCGAGGCCTTCAG CCAATCGGTCGGAAGTGTTTGGCAGACGGTGGCCGACCACGTGAAGCAAGAGAAGCACACCGTCACCAGCCTGTACCCCAACACAGTCTACCTGTTCATCGTCCGAGCAGTCAACTCCTATGGACTGAGTGACCCAAGCCCCATCTCTGAGCCTGTCAGGACGCAGG ATGGGAGCCCCACGGAGCAGGGCATGGACCACAGACAGGTGCAGAGGGAACTGGGTGAGGTGTCCGTCCACCTGCAAAAACCCATCGTACTGTCCCCCACCAGCGCCAGGATCTCCTGGACT GTGGGCCGTCTATCTCAGTTTGTCCAAGGATACAGGATATTGTACCGTACCATTGGCAGCGCCTGGTTGGTCCAGGATGTGGAAGCCACACCCGAGCTCAGCGCCGTCCTATCAGATCTCCGCATAGACACAGAGTATGAGGTCAAGATCCGCCCCTTCTTCAATGAGCTGCAGGGACTGGATAGTCCTATGGTACTGCTGCATATGCCTGAAGAGG TTCCGAGTGAACCTCCACAAGCTGTGTCAGTGGTTCAGCTCACAAACAGCTCCAGCATCAGTGTATCCTGGGAGCCTCCCCCCCACAACCATCAGAGTGGTACAGTCCTGGAGTACAAG GTGTGGTGTCTgaacagagaaggggagatggagagccaGATCAACCGGACAGTGGACGGAGCAGTACTTTCCATCCTGCTGACCGGGCTGTTGCCTGACGTCCAGTACAGTGTGGTGGTGGCGGCCGTCACGATCCTGGGGGTGGGAACACACAGCCCGCCTGTCCATCTGCTTCTCA ACCCGTCATTGGACGGCCCTTCAGGCCCCTCGCCGAAGGACGGCAGCCCCAGCCTATCAGAGCAGATCACGGGCGTTGTCAGTCAGCCGGCCTTCATCGCGGGGCTGGGCGTGGCGTCGTGGCTGGTGCTCATGGGCTTCAGTGGTTGGCTGTACTGTCGTCATCGAAGGAGGAAGCAGCTAGGACACTACACCACCTCCTTCGCTTACACACCcgcag TGGGATTTTCTCATGGTGAAGGATCTGGTTTGATAAATGGAAG gCCTGGGATGCTGGGCTCCAACATGGGGAATTACCCCTGGCTGGCTGACTCGTGGCCTGCTCCCACCTTAACACCCAACAACAAAGACACAGTCAACTGCTGCTCTGGAAAGCTGGACTCCACAGACAGATACTACAATG CAGTTGGAATATCCAATTACTTGAACCAATCAGAGAAGTTCAACTCAGCACCCAACGACAGCCCCATCTACAGCACCATCAACACCACAGTGGACGAGAACCTGCAGTGTCTGCCCTACTATGACACCTACTCCAGCATGCCCTACACCCAGGGGCCAGACCCTTACACCAGCAGCCCCGTCCTGGCCAACACAGGCCTGAGTCTGGAGCAGGACCTGGACCAGTGGACCCTCCACTCTGGACACTCTGGATCCGACTACGCCAAGCTCCAGTACCCAAGGACAAGCAATG CCAGACTGGTTCAGCAGAGATCTATTGGGCCTCCATCCAAGCCTCTCAACTGGGAAGATGTGCTGTCTCTTCCACTGCCTGCCAGTAAGGAGATGAGTCATACCAAGAGAGACATGGATGAGAGGAGGCCAAG CTCTGACGAGGAGGACTGGTGCCCCCCCCTGCCAGCCAGGACGTACCTGATGGAAAGTTCCAGGGAGGAGCTCGCCAGCCTGGCTTCTGGAGGGGAGGAACTGAGCCAAACCCCTCCCTACAGCCTGCAGTCCACAgccacactcccccctccctcacctcaagAAGAGACATGCCCCCATGCCGACATGAGGCTGCAGCACTTTGATCTGCTGGCACGCTATAGGTCAGCCTCCCAGGTGACCCAGTCCAACCCAAACTTGTTTGCCAATAAGGAGGCTCATGAAGGCGTTCTGCCTCACCACACCAACCAATGGGCTGATGCTTTCCAAGGGCATGGCATTGCTTCAGAGAGCAGTGGCAGAG AACAATCTTCTCCCCCTGAGCCGGCGGCGTCACACGGCCACAGAACCAGGATCAAGAAGAGAGCCCCTCAGGACAGTCAgcacaggagagagcagcacaaCCAAGCAG ACCTGCCTCCTCCGCCAGCCCCGCCCCCGTCAGACAGCTCGCTGCAGCTTCTGGAAGAGTCACTGGGCAACAGCAGGAAGTTTGCGgacagagataagagagaggggggcctgCCCGCCATGCAGAGGAAGGGGGAGTACTCCTCGCCCCAGAAGAGAGGGGCGGCCAAGTGGTTGCCACAGG ATACGGATGTAATCCAGTGCTGCCAGTCCAGCTTCCTCCCTAGGGGCCAGCTGTCAGCCTACGGGTCCCTGGGCAGAGGGGCTTCTCCACGGGCCTCCTCGGGGCCCAGGGCTCCTGGagcggggaggagaagggacgaG AACCTCATATAG
- the LOC134029264 gene encoding roundabout homolog 2-like isoform X3 → MRTQNCVMLLVLAIVCISQGSRARFEDSPPRIVEHPSDLIVSKGEPATLNCKAEGRPTPTVEWYKDGERVETDKDDPRSHRMLLPSGSLFFLRIVHGRRSKPDEGVYTCVARNYLGEAVSRNSSLEVAILRDDFRQAPSDVVVAAGEPAVLECVPPRGHPEPSVSWKRNNVRLGTKDERVSMRGGKLMISHTRKSDAGMYVCVGTNMVGERDSDPAELVVYERPVLLRRPVNQVVMEDESVDFLCEVHGDPAPTVRWRREEGELPRGRFEIRSDNSLHVVRVREEDEGTYTCMSENSVGKTEASAILQVHVPPQIAIRPRDQIAAQGRSVTFHCGTTGNPLPAIFWQKEGSQMLLFPGQPPSQSGRYSVSMSGELTITDVHTEDSGRYICQAISVAGSVLTKALLEVEGGPSGRLPPIIRQGPTNQTLSLGSVAQLQCNVIGGSSLRVSWEKDGQRIIGDDPRVTVMENGTLQITKLKDTDSGTYACVVSSAAGESSWRGTLTIRDNGGPSVSRASESIQLPGPPQKPVVTEVTENTVTLTWQSNPHEGGDAVTSYIIEAFSQSVGSVWQTVADHVKQEKHTVTSLYPNTVYLFIVRAVNSYGLSDPSPISEPVRTQDGSPTEQGMDHRQVQRELGEVSVHLQKPIVLSPTSARISWTVGRLSQFVQGYRILYRTIGSAWLVQDVEATPELSAVLSDLRIDTEYEVKIRPFFNELQGLDSPMVLLHMPEEVPSEPPQAVSVVQLTNSSSISVSWEPPPHNHQSGTVLEYKVWCLNREGEMESQINRTVDGAVLSILLTGLLPDVQYSVVVAAVTILGVGTHSPPVHLLLNPSLDGPSGPSPKDGSPSLSEQITGVVSQPAFIAGLGVASWLVLMGFSGWLYCRHRRRKQLGHYTTSFAYTPAVGFSHGEGSGLINGRPGMLGSNMGNYPWLADSWPAPTLTPNNKDTVNCCSGKLDSTDRYYNVGISNYLNQSEKFNSAPNDSPIYSTINTTVDENLQCLPYYDTYSSMPYTQGPDPYTSSPVLANTGLSLEQDLDQWTLHSGHSGSDYAKLQYPRTSNARLVQQRSIGPPSKPLNWEDVLSLPLPASKEMSHTKRDMDERRPSSDEEDWCPPLPARTYLMESSREELASLASGGEELSQTPPYSLQSTATLPPPSPQEETCPHADMRLQHFDLLARYRSASQVTQSNPNLFANKEAHEGVLPHHTNQWADAFQGHGIASESSGREQSSPPEPAASHGHRTRIKKRAPQDSQHRREQHNQADLPPPPAPPPSDSSLQLLEESLGNSRKFADRDKREGGLPAMQRKGEYSSPQKRGAAKWLPQDTDVIQCCQSSFLPRGQLSAYGSLGRGASPRASSGPRAPGAGRRRDENLI, encoded by the exons ATGAGGACACAAAACTGTGTTATGCTGTTGGTGCTTGCAATCGTCTGTATCTCCCAAG GGTCTCGAGCTCGTTTTGAAGACTCTCCGCCCCGCATCGTGGAGCATCCCTCCGACCTGATCGTGTCCAAGGGGGAGCCGGCCACCCTCAACTGCAAGGCGGAGGGGCGGCCCACCCCCACGGTGGAGTGGTACAAGGACGGGGAGCGCGTGGAGACGGACAAAGACGACCCCCGCTCTCACCGCATGCTGCTGCCCAGCGgctccctcttcttcctgcgCATCGTCCACGGACGACGCAGCAAACCGGACGAGGGCGTGTACACCTGTGTGGCTCGCAACTACCTGGGAGAAGCCGTCAGTCGTAACTCTTCGCTGGAAGTTGCCA TCCTGAGGGATGACTTCAGGCAGGCCCCCAGTGACGTGGTTGTGGCGGCCGGGGAGCCCGCCGTGCTGGAGTGCGTCCCCCCGCGCGGACACCCTGAGCCCAGCGTCTCCTGGAAGAGGAACAATGTCCGCCTCGGCACCAAGGACGAGCGTGTCTCC ATGCGTGGGGGCAAGCTGATGATCTCCCACACCAGGAAGAGTGACGctggcatgtatgtgtgtgtcggcaCCAACATGGTaggcgagagagacagcgatCCCGCAGAGCTTGTGGTGTACG AACGTCCTGTGCTGCTGCGTAGGCCCGTGAACCAGGTTGTGATGGAAGACGAGAGCGTAGACTTCCTGTGTGAGGTGCATGGAGACCCCGCCCCGACAGTGAGATggcgcagagaggagggagaactaCCCCGAGGGAG ATTTGAGATCCGTAGCGACAACAGCCTGCATGTGGTCCgcgtgagagaggaggatgagggcacCTACACCTGCATGTCTGAGAACAGCGTGGGCAAGACCGAGGCCTCGGCCATCCTGCAGGTGCATG TACCACCACAGATCGCCATCCGGCCCCGGGACCAGATTGCAGCTCAGGGTCGCAGCGTAACCTTCCACTGTGGGACTACAGGGAACCCTCTGCCAGCCATCTTCTGGCAGAAAGAGGGAAGCCAG atgTTACTGTTCCCCGGACAGCCGCCCTCCCAGTCTGGCCGCTACTCTGTGTCGATGAGTGGGGAACTGACCATCACTGATGTCCATACAGAGGACTCAGGACGCTACATCTGCCAGGCCATCAGTGTGGCTGGAAGTGTGCTGACAAAGGCcttgctggaggtggaggggg GTCCTTCAGGGCGGCTTCCACCTATTATCCGTCAAGGCCCAACCAATCAGACTTTGTCTCTGGGGTCAGTTGCACAACTGCAGTGTAATGTGATAGGTGGGTCCTCGCTCAGGGTTTCGTGGGAAAAGGACGGGCAGAGGATTATAGGAGATGACCCCCGTGTGACAGTGATGGAGAACGGCACATTGCAGATCACTAAGCTAAag GATACGGACTCGGGGACCTACGCGTGTGTGGTGTCCAGTGCTGCTGGAGAATCAAGCTGGAGAGGGACACTGACGATCAGAg atAATGGAGGTCCTTCGGTCTCTCGGGCATCTGAGTCTATCCAGTTACCAGGACCTCCCCAGAAACCTGTGGTGACGGAGGTGACTGAGAACACCGTCACCCTCACCTGGCAGTCCAACCCCCACGAGGGCGGAGATGCCGTCACCTCCTACATCATCGAGGCCTTCAG CCAATCGGTCGGAAGTGTTTGGCAGACGGTGGCCGACCACGTGAAGCAAGAGAAGCACACCGTCACCAGCCTGTACCCCAACACAGTCTACCTGTTCATCGTCCGAGCAGTCAACTCCTATGGACTGAGTGACCCAAGCCCCATCTCTGAGCCTGTCAGGACGCAGG ATGGGAGCCCCACGGAGCAGGGCATGGACCACAGACAGGTGCAGAGGGAACTGGGTGAGGTGTCCGTCCACCTGCAAAAACCCATCGTACTGTCCCCCACCAGCGCCAGGATCTCCTGGACT GTGGGCCGTCTATCTCAGTTTGTCCAAGGATACAGGATATTGTACCGTACCATTGGCAGCGCCTGGTTGGTCCAGGATGTGGAAGCCACACCCGAGCTCAGCGCCGTCCTATCAGATCTCCGCATAGACACAGAGTATGAGGTCAAGATCCGCCCCTTCTTCAATGAGCTGCAGGGACTGGATAGTCCTATGGTACTGCTGCATATGCCTGAAGAGG TTCCGAGTGAACCTCCACAAGCTGTGTCAGTGGTTCAGCTCACAAACAGCTCCAGCATCAGTGTATCCTGGGAGCCTCCCCCCCACAACCATCAGAGTGGTACAGTCCTGGAGTACAAG GTGTGGTGTCTgaacagagaaggggagatggagagccaGATCAACCGGACAGTGGACGGAGCAGTACTTTCCATCCTGCTGACCGGGCTGTTGCCTGACGTCCAGTACAGTGTGGTGGTGGCGGCCGTCACGATCCTGGGGGTGGGAACACACAGCCCGCCTGTCCATCTGCTTCTCA ACCCGTCATTGGACGGCCCTTCAGGCCCCTCGCCGAAGGACGGCAGCCCCAGCCTATCAGAGCAGATCACGGGCGTTGTCAGTCAGCCGGCCTTCATCGCGGGGCTGGGCGTGGCGTCGTGGCTGGTGCTCATGGGCTTCAGTGGTTGGCTGTACTGTCGTCATCGAAGGAGGAAGCAGCTAGGACACTACACCACCTCCTTCGCTTACACACCcgcag TGGGATTTTCTCATGGTGAAGGATCTGGTTTGATAAATGGAAG gCCTGGGATGCTGGGCTCCAACATGGGGAATTACCCCTGGCTGGCTGACTCGTGGCCTGCTCCCACCTTAACACCCAACAACAAAGACACAGTCAACTGCTGCTCTGGAAAGCTGGACTCCACAGACAGATACTACAATG TTGGAATATCCAATTACTTGAACCAATCAGAGAAGTTCAACTCAGCACCCAACGACAGCCCCATCTACAGCACCATCAACACCACAGTGGACGAGAACCTGCAGTGTCTGCCCTACTATGACACCTACTCCAGCATGCCCTACACCCAGGGGCCAGACCCTTACACCAGCAGCCCCGTCCTGGCCAACACAGGCCTGAGTCTGGAGCAGGACCTGGACCAGTGGACCCTCCACTCTGGACACTCTGGATCCGACTACGCCAAGCTCCAGTACCCAAGGACAAGCAATG CCAGACTGGTTCAGCAGAGATCTATTGGGCCTCCATCCAAGCCTCTCAACTGGGAAGATGTGCTGTCTCTTCCACTGCCTGCCAGTAAGGAGATGAGTCATACCAAGAGAGACATGGATGAGAGGAGGCCAAG CTCTGACGAGGAGGACTGGTGCCCCCCCCTGCCAGCCAGGACGTACCTGATGGAAAGTTCCAGGGAGGAGCTCGCCAGCCTGGCTTCTGGAGGGGAGGAACTGAGCCAAACCCCTCCCTACAGCCTGCAGTCCACAgccacactcccccctccctcacctcaagAAGAGACATGCCCCCATGCCGACATGAGGCTGCAGCACTTTGATCTGCTGGCACGCTATAGGTCAGCCTCCCAGGTGACCCAGTCCAACCCAAACTTGTTTGCCAATAAGGAGGCTCATGAAGGCGTTCTGCCTCACCACACCAACCAATGGGCTGATGCTTTCCAAGGGCATGGCATTGCTTCAGAGAGCAGTGGCAGAG AACAATCTTCTCCCCCTGAGCCGGCGGCGTCACACGGCCACAGAACCAGGATCAAGAAGAGAGCCCCTCAGGACAGTCAgcacaggagagagcagcacaaCCAAGCAG ACCTGCCTCCTCCGCCAGCCCCGCCCCCGTCAGACAGCTCGCTGCAGCTTCTGGAAGAGTCACTGGGCAACAGCAGGAAGTTTGCGgacagagataagagagaggggggcctgCCCGCCATGCAGAGGAAGGGGGAGTACTCCTCGCCCCAGAAGAGAGGGGCGGCCAAGTGGTTGCCACAGG ATACGGATGTAATCCAGTGCTGCCAGTCCAGCTTCCTCCCTAGGGGCCAGCTGTCAGCCTACGGGTCCCTGGGCAGAGGGGCTTCTCCACGGGCCTCCTCGGGGCCCAGGGCTCCTGGagcggggaggagaagggacgaG AACCTCATATAG